From the genome of Nitratireductor thuwali, one region includes:
- a CDS encoding MarR family transcriptional regulator: MKHLGLTQARWIALLHLRHSGCLAQRDLADKIGVEGPTLVRLLDALQERGLIERLETGDDRRVKKIHLTESATPLIDEIDRIADAFRKEVMEGIHPDDLATAHRVLRLIGSRLEGF, from the coding sequence GTGAAGCATCTGGGGCTGACGCAGGCGCGGTGGATTGCACTTCTGCATCTGCGACACTCAGGCTGTCTTGCGCAAAGGGACCTTGCCGACAAGATCGGCGTGGAAGGGCCGACCTTGGTGCGTCTGCTGGACGCGCTCCAGGAGCGGGGACTGATCGAGCGCCTCGAGACCGGCGATGACAGACGCGTCAAGAAAATCCACCTCACCGAGAGCGCCACACCGCTCATCGACGAGATAGACCGCATTGCGGATGCTTTCAGGAAAGAAGTGATGGAAGGCATTCACCCGGACGATCTGGCGACCGCGCATCGCGTGCTGCGTCTCATCGGCAGCCGACTTGAAGGATTTTAG
- a CDS encoding TRAP transporter substrate-binding protein DctP, which produces MDIMRISTFKAAGIAFVLALTGSTALAETDVRLSYNQPETSAAWQQVMAPYADRLENLSEGELKVQRYPGEVLHPVADGFRAAATGITDVTSAWPLYQASSFTLFHGLGLPGAMPTSDIATVRVMDELYAKYLRDEYENLRVKLAFDASTPSYDILASKPINSLEDLKGLSIRAGGATATEIVERLGGTPVTMSITDAYTAFQQGVVDGIILSSADMVAYRMIEVGKHYYQIGVARIAIPHAISAQFYDGLSDDLKAVFAEAGNEAGYDYARMYMGLTQNALTEMGKAGVTIVQPSEQDKQKIAELLAPMWDEFVAKNGGENSAAARFVADMRALRDKYEGMSDEEILALPPVEGLR; this is translated from the coding sequence ATGGACATCATGAGAATCTCGACATTCAAGGCGGCGGGGATCGCGTTTGTGCTCGCGCTTACCGGGTCGACGGCGCTGGCGGAGACGGACGTGCGACTGTCGTACAACCAGCCCGAAACATCCGCCGCCTGGCAGCAGGTCATGGCCCCATATGCAGACCGGCTGGAGAACCTCAGCGAAGGGGAGCTGAAAGTCCAGCGCTATCCCGGCGAGGTGCTGCATCCGGTGGCGGACGGCTTTCGGGCCGCAGCAACCGGCATTACCGATGTAACATCAGCCTGGCCACTTTACCAGGCGAGCAGCTTCACTCTGTTCCACGGCCTGGGCTTGCCCGGCGCGATGCCGACGAGCGATATTGCCACAGTGCGAGTGATGGACGAGCTCTACGCCAAGTATCTACGCGACGAATACGAAAATCTGCGGGTGAAGCTGGCTTTCGACGCTTCCACTCCTAGCTACGATATCCTTGCCTCGAAGCCGATCAATTCGCTTGAAGATCTGAAGGGCCTGAGCATTCGCGCTGGCGGCGCGACAGCGACGGAGATCGTCGAACGGCTGGGTGGAACGCCTGTAACGATGTCGATCACCGACGCCTACACCGCTTTCCAGCAGGGCGTGGTCGACGGGATCATCCTTTCCAGCGCGGACATGGTCGCCTACCGGATGATAGAAGTCGGCAAGCATTACTACCAGATCGGCGTGGCGCGCATTGCCATCCCGCACGCGATAAGCGCGCAATTCTACGACGGCCTATCAGACGATCTGAAAGCGGTGTTTGCGGAAGCGGGCAACGAGGCCGGATACGACTATGCGCGGATGTATATGGGTCTGACCCAAAATGCGTTGACCGAAATGGGTAAAGCTGGTGTCACCATCGTTCAGCCGAGCGAGCAGGACAAACAAAAGATCGCCGAACTCCTGGCACCGATGTGGGACGAGTTCGTTGCGAAGAACGGTGGCGAAAACTCGGCCGCGGCGCGGTTCGTCGCCGACATGCGCGCGCTACGGGACAAGTATGAAGGCATGAGCGACGAGGAGATCCTCGCCCTCCCGCCGGTAGAAGGCCTGCGCTGA
- a CDS encoding MarR family transcriptional regulator — translation MPDRVPSNQVAVQIDQVRVCLPGEVALALEALAFAKSFHRQLSFEFEAAGLAVTPAEARVLLTVAQNEGLRQTQLAQLLSCEAMTLVGALDRLQAAGLVKREPDENDRRAKRVLLRPAAIPLVRRIKKVFTELCVATCNGLDDEVAKQSRDTLSRMRGNLAELAAGAYPANRIDQPAEESPGHDRECTMEHNQNGRLSPSQCRMARAGLGLSVRELAKQAKVSGLTVTRFENGNVACPDEVVEALQQVLESSGAEFISEDGCGPGVRLRK, via the coding sequence ATGCCCGACAGAGTCCCGAGCAACCAAGTCGCTGTCCAAATCGATCAAGTCCGTGTTTGCTTGCCGGGAGAGGTCGCCCTTGCCCTTGAAGCGCTCGCCTTTGCCAAGTCGTTCCACCGACAGCTTTCGTTCGAATTCGAGGCCGCGGGGCTTGCAGTGACGCCTGCCGAGGCCCGCGTGCTCCTGACCGTGGCGCAAAATGAAGGCCTCCGCCAGACGCAGTTGGCCCAATTGCTTTCCTGCGAGGCGATGACCCTCGTCGGCGCGCTCGATCGCTTGCAGGCTGCGGGCCTGGTCAAGCGGGAGCCCGACGAAAACGACCGCCGAGCGAAGCGGGTTCTATTGCGGCCCGCGGCGATTCCGCTCGTCAGAAGGATCAAGAAAGTCTTCACCGAACTCTGCGTTGCCACTTGCAACGGACTGGACGACGAAGTGGCGAAACAGTCCCGAGATACGCTTTCGCGAATGCGTGGGAATCTGGCGGAGCTGGCGGCAGGCGCGTACCCGGCGAACAGAATTGATCAGCCGGCGGAGGAGAGTCCTGGCCACGACCGGGAATGCACGATGGAGCACAACCAAAATGGCCGTCTTTCTCCGTCTCAGTGCCGGATGGCCAGAGCGGGGCTGGGACTTTCCGTCCGTGAGCTCGCAAAACAGGCAAAAGTCTCTGGACTTACGGTTACCCGCTTCGAGAACGGCAACGTCGCCTGCCCGGACGAAGTGGTAGAGGCTCTGCAACAGGTCTTGGAATCAAGCGGCGCGGAGTTTATCAGCGAAGACGGATGCGGACCGGGTGTGCGGCTCCGAAAGTAA
- a CDS encoding TRAP transporter large permease, with the protein MITLGAAAFVLLILLIIVGVPIGLSLVVVGIGGLAMVGSLSTAMTQTTLALWSEGTKFVLIAIPFYILMGNLIYHTGIAKNLFQAASYWLGWLPGGLAVAAVFACAGFGAVSGSSTATARTMGAIIIPEMRRYGYGLPLATGVMSSSGTLGILIPPSIIMIFYGLMTETSIGQLFVAGVIPGILIAILFSAIVVVIVRFDPAQGGHAVDMPPLSERLRALAHILPVLGLFGFLLGGLYMGVFTPTEGAVVGVFAVLVMGALQRRLSLAAIRHALADAAFLTTMLFMIIVGGTLFTRFLVQTGFIGALTGWMLSMNLGYAPFIVAVTILYLLLGCLLDLFGMLILTVPILFPIATSLGIDPVWFGIYIIIVAEIGLVTPPLGVNVYVIKTVAPDVPLTKIFLGCLPFVAGMLAFIALMAVFPQIALFMVR; encoded by the coding sequence GTGATCACTCTCGGAGCAGCCGCTTTCGTCCTTCTCATCCTACTCATCATCGTCGGCGTCCCGATCGGCCTTAGTCTCGTGGTAGTGGGCATCGGAGGGTTGGCGATGGTCGGTTCCCTGTCCACCGCGATGACTCAGACAACCCTTGCGCTGTGGTCGGAAGGCACGAAGTTCGTCCTCATCGCGATCCCCTTCTACATCCTCATGGGAAACCTGATCTATCACACCGGGATCGCTAAAAACCTTTTCCAAGCAGCGTCGTACTGGCTGGGCTGGTTGCCGGGCGGTTTGGCTGTTGCCGCGGTATTTGCATGTGCCGGCTTCGGCGCCGTTAGCGGATCGAGCACCGCGACCGCCCGCACCATGGGCGCCATAATCATTCCGGAGATGCGCCGCTACGGCTATGGCTTGCCGCTCGCGACGGGAGTCATGTCGTCCTCGGGGACGCTGGGCATCCTTATCCCGCCCAGCATCATCATGATCTTCTACGGACTGATGACTGAAACCTCGATCGGCCAGCTGTTCGTGGCCGGGGTGATCCCCGGCATCCTGATCGCGATCCTGTTCTCGGCGATTGTGGTCGTGATCGTCCGGTTCGACCCTGCCCAAGGCGGGCATGCCGTCGACATGCCGCCCCTTTCCGAGCGACTTCGCGCGCTGGCGCATATCCTGCCGGTGCTGGGCCTGTTCGGATTCCTGCTCGGTGGTCTTTACATGGGCGTGTTCACTCCGACCGAAGGCGCCGTCGTCGGCGTTTTCGCCGTTCTTGTCATGGGCGCGTTGCAGCGACGCCTGAGCCTGGCGGCGATCCGCCACGCTCTCGCGGACGCGGCCTTCCTGACGACGATGCTGTTCATGATCATCGTCGGCGGCACGCTGTTCACACGGTTCCTGGTGCAGACCGGGTTCATCGGCGCGCTCACCGGCTGGATGCTGTCGATGAATCTCGGCTATGCTCCGTTCATCGTGGCTGTGACGATACTGTACCTGCTTCTCGGCTGTCTTCTGGACCTGTTCGGGATGCTGATCCTTACTGTTCCGATCCTGTTCCCGATCGCGACGTCGCTTGGCATCGATCCCGTCTGGTTCGGCATCTACATCATAATCGTCGCCGAGATCGGCCTGGTAACACCGCCTCTTGGCGTCAACGTCTATGTCATAAAAACCGTAGCGCCCGATGTGCCTCTGACCAAGATATTCCTTGGCTGCCTTCCCTTCGTCGCGGGCATGCTCGCATTCATCGCCCTGATGGCCGTTTTCCCGCAGATTGCGCTGTTCATGGTGCGATGA
- a CDS encoding universal stress protein: MLHARVEERSPTAPDPAKFHGKLFARIQSLSFLIDSVLLNSLASIMKQGTDMYRKVLLAYDGSVDGRLALREGARLAQLCGAQVCLLAVVQISAGIVLAEGVHPGIVGDQSEVYRNILAEGERRLQDMGLRPEARLNMGDPGPEICAVAREIDADLVVVGHRQHGTLARWWSGSVATYLADHLACSLLIGRMEMSNPHSDRPKVRSKAL, encoded by the coding sequence ATGCTTCACGCGCGCGTCGAGGAGCGTTCGCCAACGGCGCCCGACCCGGCCAAGTTCCACGGCAAACTCTTTGCTCGGATCCAAAGTCTTAGCTTTCTTATTGATAGTGTGCTACTGAATAGCTTAGCCTCGATCATGAAGCAAGGTACGGATATGTACCGCAAGGTGCTGTTGGCATATGATGGGTCTGTCGACGGGCGTCTTGCCCTTCGCGAGGGAGCGCGACTCGCGCAGCTATGCGGAGCGCAGGTTTGCCTGCTGGCGGTGGTGCAGATTTCCGCGGGCATCGTGCTTGCGGAGGGCGTGCATCCGGGAATTGTCGGCGACCAGAGCGAGGTCTACCGGAACATTCTCGCCGAAGGCGAGCGGCGGTTGCAAGACATGGGCCTCCGACCCGAAGCCCGCCTCAATATGGGTGACCCCGGACCGGAGATTTGCGCCGTCGCAAGGGAGATCGATGCCGATCTCGTTGTCGTCGGACACCGCCAGCATGGAACCTTGGCAAGGTGGTGGTCAGGTTCGGTGGCCACATATCTCGCCGACCATCTGGCCTGCAGCCTGCTGATCGGGCGGATGGAGATGTCCAACCCGCACTCCGACAGGCCGAAGGTCCGATCAAAGGCTCTTTGA
- a CDS encoding FAD-binding protein, which produces MTDSADRTLPSITCDLLVAGSGASGMTAAIVAARNGLKVVVAEKEPVFGGTTALSGGYLWVPNNPVSRAAGVDDSKDAALAYIRHEAGNQFDSARAEAFLDSGPAMIDFMEENTHVRFEASPAFSDYHPDAPGGTAGGRSILVKPAKASILGDDIAKLRPPRKELTLFGLAIGSGKELWHFYRAFKRPESFLYVSRRLAKFGLDRAFTGRSQLLTNGNALAARLHRSARDLGVEVMLESPVKSLVRDGSGTVTGAVVLTRQGLRQVVARNGVVLACGGFPQDVSRRQTLYKHPSAEGEHVSAASPGNTGDGLRMAEAIGAATLMDYPNAAAWAPTSLVPRPDGTKGPFPHFIDRGKPGVIAVGRNGRRFVNESNSYHDFIQGLEAATPAGEPAEAFLICDHRTIRSYGLGHVKPAPMPLGPSIRSGYLVRGETLSDLARNAGIDPSAFEATVTKFNQDVPTGVDTEFARGSTAYNRFHGDPEVKPNPCLAPIANGPFYAIRVIPGSIGTFAGIRTDHHTRVLNDAGEIVHGLYAVGNDMASVLGGNYSGGGITLGPGMTFGFIAGLHASGART; this is translated from the coding sequence ATGACCGATAGCGCCGATCGCACATTGCCTTCGATCACATGCGATCTTCTGGTTGCCGGATCCGGCGCCAGCGGGATGACGGCGGCGATCGTCGCCGCCAGGAACGGACTCAAGGTTGTCGTCGCCGAGAAGGAGCCTGTGTTCGGCGGCACGACAGCGCTTTCCGGCGGTTATCTCTGGGTGCCCAACAACCCGGTCAGTCGCGCGGCCGGCGTTGACGACAGCAAGGACGCCGCTCTGGCCTATATCCGGCATGAGGCGGGAAACCAGTTCGACTCCGCCCGGGCCGAAGCGTTTCTCGATTCCGGTCCGGCGATGATCGACTTCATGGAAGAGAACACGCATGTGCGGTTCGAGGCGTCGCCGGCCTTCTCCGACTATCACCCGGATGCTCCCGGCGGCACGGCGGGTGGGCGCTCGATCCTGGTCAAGCCCGCCAAGGCGTCTATCTTGGGCGACGACATCGCGAAGCTGCGGCCGCCCCGCAAGGAACTGACCCTGTTCGGACTGGCCATCGGCTCGGGCAAGGAGCTTTGGCATTTCTACCGGGCGTTCAAACGGCCGGAGTCCTTCCTCTACGTATCGCGGCGGCTGGCCAAATTCGGGCTGGACCGGGCGTTCACGGGACGCTCGCAATTGCTGACCAACGGCAACGCTCTCGCCGCGCGGCTCCATCGCTCCGCCCGGGACCTCGGGGTCGAGGTGATGCTGGAGAGCCCGGTCAAATCGCTGGTCCGCGACGGTTCGGGTACGGTGACGGGGGCCGTCGTACTCACGCGGCAGGGCCTGCGGCAGGTGGTCGCCCGCAATGGAGTGGTGCTCGCCTGCGGCGGCTTTCCGCAGGATGTCTCGCGGCGTCAAACCCTTTACAAGCACCCGTCGGCCGAGGGCGAACATGTCTCGGCGGCAAGCCCCGGCAACACCGGCGACGGGCTGCGAATGGCGGAGGCCATCGGCGCGGCGACGCTGATGGACTACCCCAACGCGGCTGCATGGGCGCCGACAAGCCTGGTTCCGCGCCCCGACGGCACGAAGGGGCCGTTCCCGCATTTCATCGACCGCGGCAAACCGGGCGTTATCGCTGTGGGTCGAAACGGCCGGCGGTTCGTCAACGAGTCCAACAGCTATCACGATTTCATTCAGGGCTTGGAGGCTGCCACACCCGCAGGCGAGCCGGCCGAGGCCTTTCTGATTTGCGATCACCGCACGATCCGGTCCTATGGCTTGGGTCATGTGAAACCCGCGCCGATGCCACTGGGGCCGTCGATCAGGTCAGGATACCTGGTCAGGGGGGAGACGCTGTCCGACCTCGCGCGCAACGCCGGGATCGACCCTTCCGCCTTCGAAGCGACCGTGACGAAATTCAACCAGGATGTGCCGACCGGCGTCGACACGGAGTTCGCGCGCGGCAGCACGGCCTATAACCGCTTCCACGGAGACCCGGAAGTGAAGCCGAACCCCTGTCTCGCTCCGATCGCGAACGGGCCCTTCTACGCGATCCGGGTGATCCCGGGCAGTATCGGCACCTTCGCCGGCATTCGCACCGATCATCACACGCGCGTCCTGAACGACGCCGGCGAAATCGTTCACGGCCTCTATGCCGTCGGCAACGATATGGCGAGCGTGCTGGGCGGAAATTACTCGGGAGGCGGCATAACGCTGGGCCCGGGCATGACCTTCGGCTTTATCGCCGGCCTGCATGCGTCGGGTGCGCGCACCTGA
- a CDS encoding TRAP transporter small permease yields MRILTFVSRGLFALSAYVCLPAILVLVGIDVVRRYFFHDPLIWAQEAATLTLFLAIVLALPESWRRNVHIKADFLTAIISRGLSDLLARAVWLMLLGVSVLIAIQCWRDIGLMTVFNERSTDLELPLSWFRAVLGVVAVVSGLLALSKLVSREPAGQTHGELS; encoded by the coding sequence ATGCGCATTCTCACATTCGTCTCGCGGGGCCTGTTCGCACTCTCGGCCTATGTTTGCCTGCCGGCGATCCTAGTCCTGGTCGGCATCGACGTCGTGCGGCGCTACTTCTTTCATGACCCCCTGATCTGGGCGCAGGAAGCCGCGACGCTGACTCTTTTCCTCGCCATTGTTCTGGCCCTTCCCGAAAGCTGGCGCAGGAACGTTCATATCAAGGCCGATTTCCTGACGGCGATCATAAGCCGTGGACTGAGCGACCTGCTGGCGAGGGCGGTCTGGCTCATGCTGCTGGGCGTTTCCGTCCTGATCGCGATCCAGTGCTGGCGCGACATCGGTCTGATGACGGTGTTCAACGAGCGATCGACTGATCTGGAGCTGCCGCTCAGCTGGTTTCGTGCCGTCCTCGGTGTCGTCGCTGTTGTCTCCGGCCTATTGGCGCTTTCGAAGCTCGTTTCGCGCGAGCCAGCAGGGCAGACGCACGGAGAGTTGTCGTGA
- a CDS encoding SDR family NAD(P)-dependent oxidoreductase, with product MSGTLSGLMAGDVAVITGAAQGNGAAIASGLAAAGASVLLCDVNGNGAREQAERIEAEGGRARGFPLDVSDRDACATLAREAGAVFGQISVLVNNAGVTRRTAPHEPDFLAHLDSQIDINLKGMANMVVAFLDHLKKTRGRIVNLGSIASFVGYRNSASYAASKGGVLQLTKALACDLAADGVRVNGIAPGVIATPMTEGTRANPDAMARFMGHTPMGRVGQPEELVGPVLFLASDLSSYVTGTMLPVDGGYLAN from the coding sequence ATGTCCGGAACACTGTCAGGGCTTATGGCCGGTGATGTTGCGGTAATCACTGGCGCTGCTCAGGGAAATGGCGCTGCCATTGCATCGGGGCTGGCGGCCGCTGGCGCCTCGGTCCTCCTGTGCGATGTCAACGGTAATGGCGCCCGAGAACAGGCGGAGCGGATCGAGGCGGAAGGTGGCCGGGCGCGTGGATTCCCGCTCGACGTGTCTGACCGCGATGCATGCGCAACCCTCGCCCGCGAGGCCGGGGCCGTATTCGGCCAGATTTCGGTACTTGTGAACAATGCAGGCGTCACCCGACGCACGGCTCCGCACGAGCCGGACTTTCTCGCCCATCTCGACTCCCAGATCGACATTAACCTGAAGGGCATGGCGAACATGGTCGTGGCCTTCCTCGACCATTTGAAGAAAACCCGCGGGCGTATCGTTAATCTGGGCTCGATCGCCTCCTTTGTCGGCTACAGGAATTCGGCCAGCTATGCCGCCTCAAAAGGTGGCGTATTACAGCTGACGAAGGCGCTCGCCTGCGACCTCGCCGCAGACGGCGTGCGCGTCAACGGAATCGCCCCCGGCGTGATCGCCACCCCGATGACCGAGGGCACCCGAGCCAATCCCGATGCCATGGCGCGCTTCATGGGGCACACTCCCATGGGCCGCGTAGGCCAGCCAGAGGAACTGGTCGGCCCGGTGCTGTTCCTGGCCTCGGATCTGTCGAGCTACGTCACCGGCACCATGTTGCCCGTCGACGGTGGCTACCTCGCCAACTGA
- a CDS encoding HlyD family secretion protein produces MNMEAKPSQYAKVRELDVAEAEPSGDTVETTASRGRRDGRVRRLVRTVVILAALGVAAYFTYPWLAARWTHVFLDDARIAGNLVAVSSEVSGRIETLSVIAGDRVARGQVLATLDSASVTQELKGLEAQVSGVKSQQNQLRAQQDLIRTQVAAKLDAARAQIAAAEAAHASAEATLENAQSQFDRVAALAGRNVLSIQQLEDAEAQLAAATQQERLTAAGIETAKANLQVVEAEEAQIGVLERQIATLDAQIEALTAQIEQKRIDLTKREIRAEFDGVIDSTFVDAGEYVSPGARLLIYHDPENVWVDANVKETDFRNVQIGAPARITVDAYPGREFHGEVVRLGAAATSQFALLPSPNPSGNFTKVTQRLPVRISIGKQDGLLRPGMMVEVSIDVVDR; encoded by the coding sequence ATGAACATGGAAGCAAAGCCCTCGCAGTACGCGAAGGTGAGGGAGTTGGACGTCGCCGAAGCCGAGCCTTCGGGGGACACCGTCGAAACAACCGCCTCACGAGGGCGGCGCGACGGAAGAGTCCGCCGCCTCGTCCGAACGGTGGTGATTCTGGCGGCGCTTGGTGTTGCAGCCTATTTCACATATCCGTGGCTGGCGGCGCGCTGGACCCATGTCTTCCTGGACGATGCCCGCATCGCCGGCAATCTGGTCGCCGTCAGCAGCGAGGTCTCCGGCAGGATCGAGACGCTTTCCGTCATTGCGGGAGACAGAGTCGCAAGGGGCCAGGTTCTTGCGACGCTGGATTCGGCCTCCGTCACACAAGAGCTGAAAGGCTTGGAGGCTCAGGTATCCGGCGTAAAGTCACAGCAGAACCAGTTGCGCGCGCAGCAGGACTTGATACGAACCCAGGTCGCCGCCAAGCTCGACGCGGCCCGCGCCCAAATTGCCGCTGCGGAAGCCGCGCACGCATCTGCCGAGGCGACGCTCGAAAACGCGCAATCCCAGTTCGACCGCGTTGCGGCTCTTGCGGGGCGAAATGTTCTGTCAATCCAGCAGCTCGAGGATGCAGAAGCCCAACTCGCGGCCGCTACGCAACAGGAGCGTTTGACCGCGGCCGGCATTGAGACCGCCAAGGCAAATCTGCAGGTGGTCGAGGCGGAGGAGGCTCAGATCGGCGTTCTTGAACGGCAGATCGCCACGCTTGACGCACAGATCGAAGCATTGACCGCGCAGATCGAACAAAAGCGCATCGACCTGACGAAGCGCGAAATCCGAGCGGAGTTCGACGGCGTGATCGACAGCACCTTTGTTGACGCCGGTGAGTACGTATCGCCCGGTGCCAGGCTGCTCATCTATCACGATCCCGAGAACGTATGGGTCGATGCGAACGTAAAGGAGACGGATTTCCGGAATGTTCAAATTGGCGCACCCGCTCGGATCACCGTCGACGCCTATCCCGGACGGGAATTCCACGGCGAGGTCGTGCGTCTCGGCGCGGCGGCTACAAGCCAGTTCGCCCTGCTGCCCAGCCCCAATCCGAGCGGCAACTTCACCAAGGTGACCCAACGCCTGCCGGTGCGGATTTCCATCGGAAAGCAGGACGGTCTGCTGCGTCCGGGAATGATGGTGGAAGTCAGCATCGATGTCGTCGATCGATAA
- a CDS encoding DHA2 family efflux MFS transporter permease subunit, translated as MSSIDNLFDRYGPAYRWLATGTVMIAAIAVVLSTTIVNVAIPGVMGTFGISQVEAQWISTGFLAAMTATMLLADWANRAFGQRLSMITALMLFAAGSVLGGLAPNETVLTIARVIQGAAAGIVQPLAMVLLFQVFPANQRGAAMGIFGIGVVLAPALGPWIGGILIDAFNWRYVFYLGLPFAALAIVLSNLFLPSRAERGPRPGFDWTGMILLCVFLGFLLNALTNAQREGWTSDPILAQFAIAALAASGFVLWEIRTEKPMLDMRLFAQLPFASACLVGFIMGAGLFGSTYLVPLFVQTIQGLTPTQAGLLLMPSGFVLVLVFPIAGRLSDRLPSGWLIGSGLAIFAYSSYLTSDIDINTSFWTLAWLTVLSRVGLGLIFPSLTASSLKVLPAMLVAQGSGAINFIRQLGGAFGVNLLAVFLERRTVMHADAFAATQTSDNTATISLLNQVAGMVKAAGIPDFQQLPAAMSFLAQSIAIQANTAAFRDGFIVVAIVFAIALLPTWLLYRAETRHRLDAHSAPVGATD; from the coding sequence ATGTCGTCGATCGATAATCTCTTCGACCGTTATGGTCCGGCCTACCGTTGGCTGGCGACGGGAACCGTGATGATCGCCGCGATTGCGGTCGTGCTCTCGACCACGATCGTCAATGTCGCAATTCCCGGGGTCATGGGGACGTTCGGCATCAGCCAGGTCGAGGCGCAATGGATTTCGACCGGATTCCTCGCTGCGATGACCGCGACGATGCTGCTGGCCGACTGGGCCAACAGGGCCTTCGGCCAACGGCTGAGCATGATCACCGCGCTCATGCTGTTCGCGGCGGGATCGGTGCTGGGCGGGCTTGCTCCCAACGAAACCGTGCTGACCATTGCGCGGGTGATCCAGGGCGCGGCCGCCGGAATCGTACAACCACTTGCAATGGTTCTGCTCTTCCAGGTCTTTCCTGCGAACCAGCGCGGCGCCGCCATGGGGATATTCGGCATTGGCGTCGTGCTCGCACCGGCGCTCGGCCCGTGGATCGGCGGGATCCTGATCGATGCATTCAACTGGCGGTATGTCTTTTACCTCGGTCTTCCCTTTGCCGCGCTAGCCATTGTCCTGTCGAACCTTTTTTTGCCGTCGCGGGCCGAAAGAGGGCCGCGCCCGGGATTCGACTGGACCGGCATGATCCTTCTTTGCGTCTTTCTCGGTTTTCTGTTGAACGCACTGACCAACGCCCAGCGCGAGGGCTGGACCTCGGATCCGATCCTGGCACAGTTCGCGATTGCCGCGCTCGCGGCGTCGGGATTCGTTCTTTGGGAGATCAGGACCGAAAAGCCCATGCTCGACATGCGGCTTTTCGCGCAGTTGCCCTTCGCCTCCGCCTGTCTGGTCGGCTTCATCATGGGCGCGGGCCTCTTCGGCTCGACCTATCTGGTCCCGCTGTTCGTGCAGACGATCCAGGGGTTGACGCCGACACAGGCGGGCCTGCTGCTGATGCCCTCGGGCTTTGTTCTGGTGCTCGTGTTCCCCATCGCCGGGCGCTTGTCCGATCGCCTCCCGTCAGGCTGGCTGATCGGCTCCGGTCTCGCGATCTTCGCCTATTCCTCCTATCTCACGTCGGACATCGACATCAACACGAGCTTTTGGACGCTCGCCTGGCTCACCGTGCTGTCGCGGGTTGGTCTGGGCCTCATTTTCCCGTCGCTAACGGCCAGTTCGCTAAAGGTGCTGCCCGCAATGCTGGTCGCCCAGGGGTCGGGAGCGATCAATTTCATACGACAGCTCGGCGGTGCCTTCGGCGTCAACCTGCTTGCCGTCTTCCTCGAGCGACGGACCGTGATGCACGCCGACGCGTTCGCCGCGACCCAGACCAGCGACAACACCGCGACAATTTCGCTGCTGAACCAGGTTGCCGGAATGGTCAAGGCGGCCGGCATACCGGATTTCCAGCAACTGCCGGCGGCGATGTCCTTTCTCGCGCAAAGCATCGCAATTCAGGCGAATACGGCCGCGTTCCGCGATGGCTTCATTGTTGTGGCGATCGTCTTTGCGATTGCGCTGTTGCCGACATGGCTGCTGTATCGCGCCGAAACCCGTCACAGGCTCGACGCGCACAGCGCCCCTGTCGGCGCGACCGACTGA
- a CDS encoding CerR family C-terminal domain-containing protein, which translates to MQTPPPHADSSDQTRQALIRAALELIGGKGFDGTSTREIAAKAKANVASIGYHFGGKEGLRNACADFIVETIRGAAACAFPFDRHDPVTAADPDSAAEELRVALETMAFCVMSRPEMSSIVQFILREMAHPTSALDRIYTGVVEPVHRHLCQLWEAATGEPAEEETTRITVFTLIGQVLYFRIGREVVMQRMNWQAVGPRESAMIASSHSEWPK; encoded by the coding sequence ATGCAAACCCCACCCCCTCACGCCGACTCTTCCGACCAGACCCGGCAGGCGTTGATCCGCGCCGCTCTTGAGCTAATCGGCGGCAAGGGTTTTGACGGTACCTCGACCCGTGAAATCGCCGCCAAAGCGAAAGCCAATGTCGCCAGCATCGGCTATCATTTCGGCGGCAAGGAAGGCCTCCGGAATGCCTGCGCGGACTTCATCGTCGAGACGATCCGAGGCGCTGCCGCATGCGCGTTCCCCTTCGACCGTCATGATCCGGTCACTGCCGCTGACCCGGACAGTGCAGCTGAGGAATTGCGCGTGGCGCTGGAAACCATGGCCTTTTGCGTAATGAGTCGCCCGGAAATGTCGTCGATTGTCCAGTTCATACTCCGCGAGATGGCGCATCCGACCTCCGCGCTGGACCGAATCTATACAGGCGTCGTAGAACCCGTTCACCGCCACCTGTGCCAGTTGTGGGAAGCGGCGACGGGCGAGCCCGCCGAGGAAGAGACGACACGCATCACCGTCTTCACTCTGATAGGCCAGGTGCTCTATTTTCGTATCGGTCGCGAGGTGGTGATGCAGCGGATGAACTGGCAGGCGGTCGGTCCCCGAGAGTCAGCCATGATCGCATCTTCCCATTCGGAGTGGCCGAAATAA